A segment of the Deltaproteobacteria bacterium GWC2_65_14 genome:
CCGAGAATGTCACGTTCCTCTTCCGTCTCCGTCGCGACCCCGCCCGGCTTCCGGAGAAGCAGCTCGATCTTCCGGTCCGCCTCGTCGAGCCGTTTCTGGCAGACCGCGGAAAGGCGCATCCCCTCCTCGAAGAGGCGGATCGACTCCTCGAGCCGGGTTTCCCCCGACTCGAGCTTCGCGACGATCTCCTCGAGGCCGGACAGCGCCTCCTCGAACGACGGCTCTTTCCCCCTGGATCGCATGATCACGCCCTCCCGTGGAGGATACCATGATAGTTCCCGCGGCGGAAACCGGTCAACGGGGAGGGAAGGCCAGCAGGATCGCCGGATCCACCCGCCCCCCCGCGG
Coding sequences within it:
- a CDS encoding exodeoxyribonuclease VII small subunit, giving the protein MRSRGKEPSFEEALSGLEEIVAKLESGETRLEESIRLFEEGMRLSAVCQKRLDEADRKIELLLRKPGGVATETEEERDILGQEE